Proteins from one Fragaria vesca subsp. vesca linkage group LG6, FraVesHawaii_1.0, whole genome shotgun sequence genomic window:
- the LOC101303627 gene encoding UDP-glycosyltransferase 85A3-like has translation MGGSKSDHSKPHVVCIPLPVQSHIKAMLKFARLLHHKGFHITFVNTEFNHKRFLKSLGPDSLDGSPDFHFETIPDGLQNSDEDTAQDHILLGDSIRNKLLAPFLDLITKLNNSTNNPSVSRVVSDGFMSFTLTAAEETRIPTVLFFSFSASSIMGYMQFPILVQKGLAPLKDESWLTNGFLDQMIDWVPGFKSIRLRDLPNNFITTNPNDIHWNFCLQAIERVREASAIILHTFDALESHVLEAFSSSMLVYAIAPLQLLLNQLPEDDPSKHTRYSLWKEETECLKWLNSKAPNSVLYMNFGSIVNLTPKHLVEFGWGLVNSQLPFLWVIRPDLVVGESAILPPEFVANTKDRGLVSRWCPQEEVLNHPSVGGFLTHSGWNSTIESVAAGVPMLCWPLFGDQQTNCYYTCNEWGIGMEMSSDVKRDEVERLVKEFMEGEKGEKMRHKAMEWKKHAEEATAPNGSSSKNLDDLVNQVLL, from the exons ATGGGAGGTTCCAAATCTGATCATAGTAAACCTCATGTTGTTTGTATACCACTTCCGGTTCAAAGCCATATCAAGGCAATGCTCAAATTTGCTAGACTCCTCCACCATAAAGGTTTTCACATCACCTTTGTCAACACAGAGTTCAACCACAAGCGCTTTCTGAAATCTCTAGGACCCGACTCTCTCGATGGCTCCCCTGATTTTCACTTCGAAACCATTCCAGATGGTCTTCAGAACTCAGATGAAGATACCGCCCAAGACCACATATTGCTTGGTGACTCCATCAGAAACAAATTGTTGGCTCCGTTTCTTGACCTCATCACAAAACTCAATAACAGCACCAACAATCCTTCTGTGAGTCGCGTTGTCTCGGATGGTTTCATGTCTTTCACCCTCACAGCTGCTGAAGAAACCCGCATCCCTACTGTGCTCTTCTTTTCTTTTTCTGCAAGTAGCATTATGGGATATATGCAATTTCCCATACTAGTCCAAAAAGGACTTGCACCACTCAAAG ATGAGAGCTGGTTAACAAATGGTTTCTTGGACCAGATGATAGACTGGGTTCCAGGATTCAAATCTATACGTTTAAGGGATCTCCCAAACAATTTTATAACTACAAATCCCAATGACATTCATTGGAACTTTTGCTTGCAAGCAATTGAAAGAGTTCGTGAAGCTTCTGCTATCATTCTCCATACTTTTGATGCTTTGGAGTCACATGTTTTGGAAGCTTTCTCTTCATCTATGCTTGTTTATGCGATTGCCCCTCTCCAACTACTTCTCAATCAATTACCAGAAGATGACCCTTCCAAGCATACGAGGTACAGTCTATGGAAAGAAGAAACTGAGTGCCTCAAATGGCTAAACTCCAAGGCACCAAACTCGGTTTTGTATATGAACTTTGGTAGTATAGTAAATTTGACACCTAAACATCTTGTCGAATTTGGTTGGGGACTTGTCAATTCCCAGCTGCCATTCTTGTGGGTGATAAGGCCTGATTTAGTTGTTGGTGAATCAGCAATTTTGCCACCAGAGTTTGTGGCCAACACTAAAGATAGAGGTCTAGTATCAAGATGGTGTCCACAAGAGGAAGTGCTTAACCACCCATCAGTTGGCGGGTTTTTGACACACAGCGGCTGGAATTCAACCATAGAGAGCGTGGCGGCAGGAGTGCCAATGCTTTGTTGGCCACTCTTTGGTGACCAGCAAACAAATTGTTATTATACTTGTAATGAATGGGGTATTGGGATGGAGATGAGTAGTGATGTGAAGAGAGATGAAGTAGAGAGGCTTGTTAAAGAGTTCATGGAGGGAGAGAAGGGTGAGAAAATGAGACATAAGGCCATGGAGTGGAAGAAACATGCTGAAGAAGCAACTGCTCCAAATGGTTCTTCATCCAAAAACTTGGATGATTTAGTGAATCAAGTTCTACTGTAA